The DNA segment TCGGCCAGGCTCTCCAAGGGGACGCGCGTTTCCGTCCCGCACGCCTCACAGATGATCGGCACTGTCGGGTCCTCATCAGCCATAGCTCGTAGTGGGTACTCTCGCGCCCACCGAAAAAGCGTGTTCGGTTCGACTGTCCCGGCCAGTCGTATTTTGCCGCTGTGTGGTATTGGATGCGATGCAGTGCCTAAAACAAAAAATTATTAATAATCGACGAGAATATCATCCCGACGATGCAACGCGACAACCTAGTGCTTGCGGCTTCGATCGTGGCCGCGATTGCTGGCGCATATCTCGTCTCCGGTGTAACGGGTGACAACCGACTCGCGGTTGGCGTGCTCCTCGCCATCGGTGTCGTCGTGCCGACGATTCTCACCGGCGGCTACGGCGCACTGCCGGACCGGTCCTGACGTTGTCGGTATCGCTTCCGGGATTGCACAGATACATCTAGCTTCACTGACTATTCCATCACCGAAAACAAGGCTCTGACGCTACGCTTCCTTCTGGTCGGCACCGGCGACGGCGCGGTCTTTCAGCGTCGGCAGCGCCTCTTTCATCTGCTCGATCTCCTTCTCGGAGAGGCGGACGCCCGATTCGATCGTCGTGTCGACCGACTCGCCCGATTCGACGTGGGTCGCCGACGCCTCCAGCGTGCCGTCCGATTGCACCTCGAAGTCGATTTCCAGCGTCGGCTCGCCGGCGGGTGCTTTCGGGATGCCTGAGAGCACCATCTCGCCGAGTTTGGTGTTCTCCTCGGCCGCCTCGGCCTGTCCCTGATAGATCGGGAACCGGACGCCGGTCTGATCGTCCATGACGGTTGTAAAGCGGTCGTCGCTCTGGCTGATCGGGACCTTCTCGTCCTGGTCGACGACCGGCGCGAAGTCGCCGTCGTGGAGTTCGATCCCGATCGGCTGGGGCGTGACGTCCACGAGCAGCAGGTCCTCCTCGCCCGGCAGCACGTCGTCGGCAGTCGTGTCCCCGCTCGTGGACATCAACTCGGCCTGGGTTGCGGCACCGAGCGCGACCGCCTCGTCGGGGTTGACAGAGCGCAGCGGCTCCATCCCGAAGTAGGATTCGACCGTCTGCTGGACCTGTGTCATCCGGGTCGCACCGCCGATCAACAGCACCTCGTCGACCTCCTCGATGTCCTTCTCCGAACGGTCGAACAGCTCGTCGACCGAGTCGATAGTCTGATCGAGCAGGTCCGCGGTCAACTCCTGGAACGTCTCGCGAGTGAGCGTCGTCTCCAGGTTGTACTCGGGACCGAGATACGGGATCGTGATCTCGGTCTGCTCGCGACTGGACAGATCGTGTTTCGCCCGCACCGCGGCGTCGTAGAGCCGTTGTTCCTGTTCTGGATCGCCCGCGACCTCAAGGTCGCCCTCCTCGCGTGCGATATCTGCGAGGTGGTCGACGATCCGCTGGGTCCAGTCCTCGCCGCCGAGCTGGCGGTCGCCGTCGGTGTTTTTGACCTCGATGTGGTTGTGTTCGAGATCGATTTCGACCAGCGTCGCGTCGAAGGTTCCCCCGCCGAGATCGTAGACGAACACGTGCCGGCGCTCGTGGGTCTCCTCCTCGTCGGCGTCGCCTGTCTCCTGGAGTCCGTAGGCCAGACAGGCCGCCGTCGGCTCGGTCATGACGTGTTCGACGTCGATCCCCGCGATCTCGCCGGCGCTGCGGGTGGCCTGCCGTTCCGCGTCGCCGAAATAGGCCGGCACAGTGATGACCGCCGAGTCGACGTCACGACCCAGGTATGCCTCGCCGTCGGCCAGCAGCCGCGAGAGGATCAGCGCCGAGATCTGTTCGGGCCGATACGCCTCGCCGTCAATCTCGACGGCGTAGTCCTCCTCGCCCATGTGACGCTTGATGCGCTGTATCGTCCGCCCGGCCTTGCTGACGGCCTGGTTGGCCGCCGACTGCCCCACGACCGTCTCGTCGTTCTCGTCGATCATGACGACAGACGGCGTCGTTCGTTCCCCGTCGCTGTTCGGAATGATCTCAGGTTCGTCCCCCGTGACCGCCGCGATGGCGCTGTTGGTCGTTCCGAGGTCGATCCCCACTGCGTACCCGTCTACCATACCCCTATGTGCTCGGTCATCTCCTAAATGGTTTTTTGTTGTGTCCGTCCGACACGAGATCCTTATACGACGCCGGTGTTACACGTCCGATACGGCAGGCATGCCAGAGCCCGACCCGGACGCCATCGATTACTACGCGCGGATCGGCGTGTCGCCCGAGGCCGACCGCGAGGCGATCGAGCGCCGGCGCAAGCAGGCCGATCGGCGCTTCTCTCCGATGGGGTCCAGCCCCGACGCCGACGAGAAACGCCACATGCGGATCAACGAGGCCAGTAACGTCCTCGAAGACGCCGACAGACGGCGCCGCTACGACAGTCTCTACGAGTCGCTCGGCCCGATCAACGGGACGCTGGCGTTCGAGACGCTCTCGACGGACGTGATCGACGCCGTCCGGGACAGCGAGCGTCTGTCCGCGCATCTCCGCGGGTTCATCGAGGTTCTCGGGCCGGAAGCCGGCTCCCGCCAGTTCGCCCGCTATTACGACCGTCTGGAGACGCCCGTCCCGGACGCGATCGACTCCACGGCGTTACCGAACGGCTATTCGGTCGCGGACACCGGATTCGGCATCGCTGCCTGGAGCTGGCAGCAGGCCGGCCGACCCTGCTCGTTCTCGCTGTGGGTGACCGGCGGCCAGCAACTCTGGCGCACGGCAGTTCTGGAGCCCGAATCGGTCGATCGGCTGGTTGGCGACCTTCGGGCGAGCGGTCCGGCAGCCGTCCCTGATCCGGCCGGCGACGCGTCGTCCGACCCGTCCCTGGATCACAGTGACGGCGTGTCGAGCGACGGCACGCCGACGACACAGATCAGTCTCGGCCATCCGAGCTCGGCCGTCGTCGACCGGCTCGAAGACGACGACTCGCTCCCGTCGATGGCCGAGACCTCCTCGTGGGTATCGACGCCGGTCGACCGACTTCGCCGCGTCGTCTCGTACGTCGTCGCGACGGGCGGCTGGGCCGTTGGCACTGCTGTCGGCTCGATCGGCAGCGGGGTCGTCGGCTCGCTCCTGGCGGCAGTCGCGTTCCTGCCGCTGTTGGCCGTCACGCTCGTGGTCCAGTCGTCGCTGCCCGAGCTATCGATCACCGGACTCCCGCTTGTCGACCCCGCCAGCCCAGTCACGTCTCTCGGGCTCTTCCACTACCTGGTCGCCGGTGTGGCCGCGACCACCGCCGCGTGGATCACGGGACGACTGCTCGTGCGGATCCACCGTCACAGAGCGGCGTCGCTCCCGCGTGACGCCTGGCTCGTGTTCGGCTCGGCGCTGCTGGCGCTCGCGGGCGCGCTGTTCCTCGGTATCGGCCAGTCCGAACTGTCACAGTGGCCGGGGCTGGCCCTCACTGCCGTGCTGGCGGCGTTCACCTTCCAGGCGTCGATGGACGTCGGCGCACCGCGGTCGCTGGCGCGTCTGTGTCGAACCGTCGCGACGCTCTCGTTCGCGCTGGCCGGCGCAGTCGCCGCTCTCGCCGTTCTCGCTCTCGTCGCCGCGAACGTGTCGTCGTCGGCCTTCGAGGCCGTCGCCACGGTCGTCGTGACTGTCCCGGTCGTCGATTCGACGCTGTTCAGCCCGGCAAACGCCGAACTGGTCGTCGTCGGGTTCGCCGCGCTGGCTATCGTTCCGCTCGCGCTGACGACGCTGTACAGCCTGGCCTACGCGCTCGAATCAGCCGCGCTTCGCATCCGCTCGTACGTGTCCTGATTTGTGCTTGCGACGCGACCGTACGGATAGCCGGGCGTATCAGTACTCGAACCCCTCGGCGAATTCGCTTCTCGTCTCTCGCCAGTCCGCGACGAGCGCGTCAATGAACGCGTCGTCTTCGCTGGTTATCGCGTCGCGCTCTTCGAGATACGCGATGACCTCCCGGGCGCCGCGTTCGAGGCTGATCGACTGCTCGTAGCCCAGGTCCCGACGCGCTTTCTCGGTGTCGAAGGTCGTGCTGTAGCGGCCGTGGTCCGCCAGAAAGTCAGTCTTCTCGGGCGCAATCTCCAGCAGCACGTCGGTGGGGACGTGCACCAGTTCGGGTTCGGGCGCACCCAGCGCGTCCGCGAGCGTTCGGTAGTACTCGTTCCAGGTCGGGACCCCCTCGGCGGTGACGTTGTAGGCCTCCCCGTAGGCGGCCCGGTTACCCACAGCACCGACGTAGGCCCCGGCCACGTCCCGCCGGTGGGTCGGGCCCCACAGGCCAGTCCCGTCGCCGTGGACGACGATCGGCTCGCCGTCACGGAGCCGCCGCAGATAGGTCGTATCGACGCCGAACGTGTGACAGAGGTTTCCGTTTCCGTGCGGGCCGTAGGTCGTCCACGGGCGGACGATCGTGGCCGCGAACGCCCCGCGGTCGTGGGCAGCGCGGATCGCGTCTTCGGCGTTGGCCTTTCTGGCCCCGTAGTCGCTGGTCGGCGGCCGGCGCGGGGCGCTCTCTGTGACGGGGTTTGATT comes from the Halapricum desulfuricans genome and includes:
- a CDS encoding Hsp70 family protein, with the protein product MVDGYAVGIDLGTTNSAIAAVTGDEPEIIPNSDGERTTPSVVMIDENDETVVGQSAANQAVSKAGRTIQRIKRHMGEEDYAVEIDGEAYRPEQISALILSRLLADGEAYLGRDVDSAVITVPAYFGDAERQATRSAGEIAGIDVEHVMTEPTAACLAYGLQETGDADEEETHERRHVFVYDLGGGTFDATLVEIDLEHNHIEVKNTDGDRQLGGEDWTQRIVDHLADIAREEGDLEVAGDPEQEQRLYDAAVRAKHDLSSREQTEITIPYLGPEYNLETTLTRETFQELTADLLDQTIDSVDELFDRSEKDIEEVDEVLLIGGATRMTQVQQTVESYFGMEPLRSVNPDEAVALGAATQAELMSTSGDTTADDVLPGEEDLLLVDVTPQPIGIELHDGDFAPVVDQDEKVPISQSDDRFTTVMDDQTGVRFPIYQGQAEAAEENTKLGEMVLSGIPKAPAGEPTLEIDFEVQSDGTLEASATHVESGESVDTTIESGVRLSEKEIEQMKEALPTLKDRAVAGADQKEA
- a CDS encoding J domain-containing protein, whose translation is MPEPDPDAIDYYARIGVSPEADREAIERRRKQADRRFSPMGSSPDADEKRHMRINEASNVLEDADRRRRYDSLYESLGPINGTLAFETLSTDVIDAVRDSERLSAHLRGFIEVLGPEAGSRQFARYYDRLETPVPDAIDSTALPNGYSVADTGFGIAAWSWQQAGRPCSFSLWVTGGQQLWRTAVLEPESVDRLVGDLRASGPAAVPDPAGDASSDPSLDHSDGVSSDGTPTTQISLGHPSSAVVDRLEDDDSLPSMAETSSWVSTPVDRLRRVVSYVVATGGWAVGTAVGSIGSGVVGSLLAAVAFLPLLAVTLVVQSSLPELSITGLPLVDPASPVTSLGLFHYLVAGVAATTAAWITGRLLVRIHRHRAASLPRDAWLVFGSALLALAGALFLGIGQSELSQWPGLALTAVLAAFTFQASMDVGAPRSLARLCRTVATLSFALAGAVAALAVLALVAANVSSSAFEAVATVVVTVPVVDSTLFSPANAELVVVGFAALAIVPLALTTLYSLAYALESAALRIRSYVS
- a CDS encoding NAD-dependent epimerase/dehydratase family protein, coding for MDVLILGGTGLISTAITRQLDATGHDVTVCNRGESDAAIPESVDHVRADRFGDEFPARVSGTDPEVVIDMLCFSESDAELAIEAFEDRIDQYVLTSTIDVYRRPVESNPVTESAPRRPPTSDYGARKANAEDAIRAAHDRGAFAATIVRPWTTYGPHGNGNLCHTFGVDTTYLRRLRDGEPIVVHGDGTGLWGPTHRRDVAGAYVGAVGNRAAYGEAYNVTAEGVPTWNEYYRTLADALGAPEPELVHVPTDVLLEIAPEKTDFLADHGRYSTTFDTEKARRDLGYEQSISLERGAREVIAYLEERDAITSEDDAFIDALVADWRETRSEFAEGFEY